The Lytechinus pictus isolate F3 Inbred chromosome 10, Lp3.0, whole genome shotgun sequence genome includes a window with the following:
- the LOC129269851 gene encoding uncharacterized protein LOC129269851, whose translation MQISHSFENDFIPDFLSFHIRKEIALARTVVMFKSVRRAVVQGVEKTWHTFASHGEGRGDSQWEGETNRFKREVLITSKDLGVGTDPDVMTDAIRRIGHLAWGGGPDAAKAAATSLDLLLGYLSDRETSIRVRTQIVRSLSEIYRGHRDHGEKFRSMGVITILADLLKKYNDSALLRWCCYTLFTLCAGSLVNVGLVEAHDLKENFTVLASLSWKGWPKNYAQMMLLMVGYAKEEDFKEMTEEEEEEDEEASDHPMPLKDILKGRRTAETSVIKKKSLDVPAL comes from the exons ATGCAAATATCGCATTCATTCGAGAATGATTTTATACCCGATTTTCTCAGTTTTCATATTCGCAAAGAGATTGCTCTCGCCCGAACCGTCGTCATGTTCAAATCAGTCCGACGAGCCGTGgtccagggagtggagaagacCTGGCACACGTTTGCTTCTCATGGAGAGGGCCGAGGCGACAGCCAGTGGGAGGGGGAAACCAACCGATTCAAGAGAGAGGTTCTTATTACCAGCAAGGATCTTGGAGTAGGGACAGACCCGGATGTTATGACTGATGCTATCCGGAGGATAGGGCATCTAGCTTGGGGTG GTGGTCCAGACGCGGCAAAGGCCGCCGCTACCTCACTGGACCTCCTGCTCGGCTACCTCTCTGATCGGGAGACCAGCATCAGGGTTCGTACACAGATCGTGCGATCCCTCAGCGAGATCTACCGAGGTCATCGCGACCACGGGGAAAAGTTCCGGTCCATGGGCGTGATCACCATCCTCGCCGACCTTCTAAAGAAGTACAACGATTCGGCACTGCTTCGCTGGTGCTGCTACACTCTCTTCACGTTGTGCGCAGGCTCACTGGTCAATGTGGGATTGGTGGAAGCACACGATTTGAAG GAAAACTTCACTGTTTTAGCGAGCTTGTCTTGGAAGGGCTGGCCGAAGAACTATGCTCAGATGATGCTGCTGATGGTCGGATATGCCAAAGAGGAAGACTTTAAAGAGATGacggaggaggaggaggaggaggatgaagaagCAAGCGATCATCCAATGCCTTTGAAAGACATCCTGAAAGGCAGGAGAACGGCAGAGACGAGCGTCATCAAGAAGAAATCCTTGGATGTTCCTGCGCTCTGA